One window of Manihot esculenta cultivar AM560-2 chromosome 17, M.esculenta_v8, whole genome shotgun sequence genomic DNA carries:
- the LOC110605519 gene encoding senescence-associated carboxylesterase 101, with protein sequence MNQLPIFTSGFELANLVVNSNLLHLSWSSICALQAEANPFHHHQQQPLSLRCRVDKQLNFTIVALGTSPSCLIHHLQQEGDLVSSIALKQENFPLFEFLCSKGNPSFSINRAAIALFYRHFSELSLLRTQFVDPVTGNLSVNTPLIITGNSLGGSVASLFTLWLLDSINQPSTKRPFCITFGSPLIGDSGLRQAISERSTWNSCFLHVAANRDPAPSLFLPPLTPQPLASTPQTIVYMPFGSFLLCSELGCTCVDDPEVVARLLEAMALGSTGSQVSDEHLLSYYAAIVDNLKARLILKGSSLRGLSVTNSLEAGIILQLEAIGDTRFQQPQHNMDFSNLIAKLKAREQICMLNKRKALNPSRKLNDIKVKMAFLEWYKKSCKANQIGYYDSYKNNLSMSDREVTKYKKFLTKYWKDMVEEAEKKPHKERVFIRSAWLFAGTNYRRMVEPLDIAEYYRTYGKRNYETEGRSKHYFLLEKWQKKEAETPAGPPSNKKKKNVAGTLTEDSCFWAKVEEAIISCELLKAPTSSAMEAQSSREYLINFERYVMEQIKNYAVSPEIFLRGSSLMKWWGMYQDIASNFALVDFMKNCRSVQYEKGCF encoded by the exons ATGAATCAACTTCCCAT ATTTACAAGTGGGTTTGAATTGGCAAATTTAGTGGTTAACTCTAATTTACTGCATCTCTCATGGAGTTCAATCTGTGCTCTGCAAGCTGAAGCCAACCCATttcaccaccaccagcagcagccTTTATCTCTTAGATGCAGAGTTGATAAACAATTGAATTTCACTATTGTAGCTTTGGGTACTTCACCCTCGTGTTTAATTCATCATCTTCAACAAGAAGGAGATCTGGTTTCATCAATAGCCCTTAAGCAGGAGAATTTTCCCTTGTTTGAATTCTTATGTTCTAAAGGCAACCCATCATTCTCCATTAATAGAGCTGCAATAGCTCTCTTTTATCGTCATTTTTCAGAACTCTCTCTCCTCAGAACCCAG TTTGTTGATCCAGTGACTGGAAATTTATCAGTGAACACTCCATTAATTATTACGGGAAATTCTCTGGGTGGATCAGTAGCTTCTCTCTTTACTTTATGGCTGCTAGATAGCATCAATCAACCCTCCACCAAGCGGCCTTTCTGCATCACTTTTGGATCACCTTTGATTGGCGATTCAGGCCTCCGACAAGCCATTTCAGAACGCTCAACATGGAATTCTTGTTTCTTGCACGTTGCTGCCAACCGAGACCCAGCTCCCAGTCTCTTTCTCCCGCCACTCACTCCTCAGCCTTTGGCCTCAACTCCACAAACTATTGTTTATATGCCTTTTGGTTCATTTCTCTTGTGTTCTGAATTGGGATGTACCTGTGTTGATGACCCTGAAGTAGTTGCTCGTTTATTAGAAGCAATGGCCTTGGGAAGCACAGGAAGTCAAGTTTCTGATGAACACTTGCTGAGTTATTATGCAGCGATAGTGGATAATCTGAAAGCCAGACTTATCTTAAAGGGAAGTTCATTGCGTGGTCTTTCGGTTACAAATTCACTTGAGGCTGGGATAATTCTACAACTGGAAGCAATTGGAGATACAAGGTTTCAG CAACCACAGCATAACATGGATTTCAGTAATCTGATTGCAAAATTGAAAGCAAGGGAGCAAATCTGTATGTTAAATAAAAGGAAAGCCTTGAATCCAAGCcgaaaattaaatgatataaaGGTTAAAATGGCCTTCCTCGAATGGTACAAGAAGAGCTGCAAGGCCAATCAAATAGGTTACTATGATAGTTACAAGAACAATCTTTCTATGAGTGATAGAGAAGTTACTAAGTACAAGAAATTTCTTACAAAATACTGGAAAGACATGGTGGAAGAAGCTGAGAAAAAGCCCCACAAGGAGAGGGTATTCATTCGATCAGCGTGGCTTTTTGCCGGAACAAATTATAGAAGAATGGTTGAGCCTCTTGACATAGCAGAATACTACAGAACTTACGGCAAAAGAAACTACGAAACGGAGGGAAGGTCTAAACATTACTTTCTGTTGGAGAAGTGGCAAAAAAAGGAAGCAGAGACACCTGCAGGGCCTCCGAgtaacaagaagaagaaaaatgtgGCAGGTACTTTGACAGAGGATTCTTGCTTTTGGGCAAAGGTAGAGGAAGCTATCATTTCATGTGAACTGTTGAAGGCTCCGACAAGCAGTGCCATGGAGGCACAATCATCAAGGGAATACCTAATTAACTTTGAGAGGTATGTAATGGAGCAAATAAAGAATTATGCAGTATCTCCTGAGATTTTCTTGAGAGGAAGCAGTCTTATGAAATGGTGGGGAATGTATCAGGACATTGCCTCTAATTTTGCACTTGTTGACTTTATGAAGAACTGTAGAAGTGTCCAGTATGAGAAGGGCTGCTTTTAG
- the LOC110605390 gene encoding GPI ethanolamine phosphate transferase 1 — protein sequence MGNGDGILGSKETQRMLSETHRRRKWLKRRERWLVILGVILHAVYMLSIFDIYFKTPIVHGMDPVKPRFKAPAKRLVLLVADGLRADKFFEPDSEGNYRAPFLRSVIKNKGRWGVSHARPPTESRPGHVAIIAGFYEDPSAVTKGWKANPVEFDSVFNRSRHTFSYGSPDIVPIFCGALEHSTWKSYPHEFEDFATDASFLDEWSFDQFQSLLNRSNEDPKLKELLLQDNLVIFLHLLGCDSNGHAHRPYSSIYLNNVKVVDDIAQRVYALLEDYYKDNSTAYIFTADHGMSDKGSHGDGHPSNTDTPLVVWGAGVKYPKPISGAGQSDPGFHFVDEHTHGMPTPVDWGLIGIERVDVNQADIAPLMSTLLGLPCPVNSVGNLPLGYVDMIEAEEVEAVLANTKQILNQFLHKSHIKQSNSLYFKPFKPLVQHSSQLEHIENLISVRDYQNAMILTQELRSLALQGLHYFQTYDWLMLMTVITLGYLGWMVYLILHVLKSYTSLSEKIMKMEQAAEQKNKTGKVYLFGCLLMGVISVILYVEQSPPLYHAYIAMTVFLWTQILGDYQFVKALWRHLSGKKSNYAIKLLVTCAISILLLEFLVNSFTERKLYTWCFLIVGSIASLYLFKAIPWRSTIPIFVCVACWCLSVFTLMPAEIPDNNELVIASGAIIITIGAAARWLDKHSEGNKNWLAICCHETDKPKQSMLFYLQALLVGLSSIMVSLSTSHRTQKQELHLIHQLINWTLAGFSMVLPLFSENGLLSRLTSIFLGFAPTFLLLSIGYEALFYGALALVLMAWILFENTLLHLTKLKKLSKYEDYTTLENDRCLQLSDVRIPLVFMVLFNVAFFGTGNFASIASFEISSVYRFITVFSPFLMAALLIFKLFIPFMLVICVFSAITKLLRVPRLGCYFLVILFSDVMTIHFFFLVRNTGSWMEIGNSISHFGIVSAQVVFVLLLFALTNVYTKDIRIRSDGSSSRKAV from the exons ATGGGCAACGGCGATGGGATCTTGGGGAGCAAAGAAACTCAGAGAATGCTGTCAGAAACACACAGAAGGAGGAAATGGCTGAAGAGGCGAGAGAGATGGCTAGTAATACTTGGTGTGATCCTTCATGCTGTTTATATGCTAAGTATCTTTGATATTTACTTCAAGACCCCAATTGTTCATGGCATGGATCCTGTCAAACCTCGCTTCAAGGCACCAGCGAAACGTCTTGTGCTCCTTGTTG CGGATGGTCTACGTGCTGATAAGTTTTTTGAGCCGGATTCAGAGGGAAATTACAGAGCTCCATTTTTGAGGAGTGTAATTAAAAACAAAGGTAGATGGGGAGTTTCTCATGCCCGACCCCCTACAGAATCAAGGCCTGGTCATGTTGCTATAATCGCTGGTTTTTATGAGGATCCTAGTGCAGTCACAAAAG GTTGGAAAGCTAATCCAGTTgagtttgattcagtttttaatCGAAGCAGGCATACATTTTCCTATGGTAGCCCAGATATTGTCCCAATATTCTGTGGCGCCTTGGAACACAGTACATGGAAGAGCTACCCTCATGAATTTGAAGACTTTGCAACTG ATGCTTCCTTTTTGGATGAGTGGTCTTTTGATCAATTTCAGAGCCTTCTGAATAGGTCCAATGAAGACCCAAAGTTGAAGGAGTTACTTCTACAGGATAATCTTGTTATATTTCTGCATCTACTTGGCTGTGATTCAAATGGTCATGCTCATCGTCCCTATTCATCCATCTATCTCAATAATGTTAAAGTTGTAGACGACATAGCTCAACGTGTTTATGCTCTCCTTGAAGATTATTATAAGGACAATAGTACGGCATATATATTTACAGCTGATCATGGAATGAGTGATAAAG GTAGTCATGGAGATGGGCATCCTTCAAATACTGATACTCCCCTGGTTGTTTGGGGAGCAGGTGTCAAATATCCCAAGCCAATCTCTGGAGCTGGCCAGTCTGATCCTGGTTTTCATTTTGTTGATGAGCATACACATGGCATGCCAACACCAGTAGATTGGGGCTTGATTGGGATTGAAAGGGTGGATGTGAATCAAGCTGATATTGCACCTCTCATG TCCACGCTTCTTGGTTTACCATGCCCTGTTAACTCAGTTGGAAATCTACCACTTGGATATGTTGATATGATTGAG GCAGAAGAAGTTGAAGCTGTGCTAGCAAATACAAAGCAAATCCTCAACCAGTTTCTTCACAAATCAC ATATAAAGCAGTCAAACTCATTATATTTCAAGCCATTTAAACCGCTGGTTCAACATTCCTCTCAGTTGGAACACATTGAAAATCTAATATCAGTAAGAGACTATCAAAATGCAATGATTCTGACCCAAGAGCTCAGAAGCTTGGCTCTGCAAGGACTTCATTACTTTCAAACATATGACTGGCTGATGCTGATGACTGTAATTACTCTTGGGTATCTTGGTTGGATGGTCTATCTCATTTTGCATGTGCTAAAATCTTATACTTCACTGTCAGAAAAGATAATGAAGATGGAGCAAGCTGCAGAGCAGAAAAACAAAACTGGAAAA GTATATCTATTCGGATGCCTGTTGATGGGAGTGATTTCTGTTATATTATATGTGGAGCAGTCACCTCCTCTGTACCATGCATACATTGCAATGACTGTATTTCTTTGGACCCAGATACTTGGTGATTATCAGTTTGTAAAAGCACTGTGGAGACATTTAAGTGGGAAGAAGTCCAATTATGCAATTAAACTTTTAGTTACTTGTGCCATATCAATCCTATTGCTAGAATTCCTG GTGAATAGCTTCACAGAGAGGAAACTTTATACCTGGTGCTTCTTAATTGTGGGAAGTATAGCTTCTCTTTACCTTTTCAAAGCAATTCCGTGGAGATCTACAATACCAATTTTTGTTTGCGTTGCCTGTTGGTGTCTGTCTGTTTTTACTTTGATGCCAGCAGAAATACCAGACAATAATGAACTAGT AATTGCAAGTGGAGCTATAATTATCACAATTGGAGCAGCAGCCAGGTGGCTAGATAAGCATTCTGAAGGGAATAAAAATTGGTTAGCTATTTGTTGTCATGAAACAGATAAGCCCAAGCAATCCATGCTATTTTACTTGCAG GCTCTTTTGGTTGGATTATCATCAATTATGGTGTCATTATCAACATCTCACAGAACACAGAAGCAAGAACTGCACTTAATACACCAGTTAATAAATTGGACCCTTGCTG GTTTCTCTATGGTTCTCCCACTTTTCTCAGAAAATGGCCTATTGTCACGACTGACTTCCATATTTCTTGGTTTTGCACCCACATTCTTGCTTCTATCTATTGG ATATGAAGCTCTCTTCTATGGTGCACTTGCTCTTGTACTTATGGCATGGATACTATTTGAGAACACACTTCTCCACTTAACCAAGCTGAAAAAATTGTCAAAGTATGAGGATTACACTACATTAGAAAATGATAGGTGCCTGCAGCTTTCTGACGTGAGAATTCCATTAGTTTTT ATGGTTCTGTTTAATGTTGCTTTCTTTGGAACGGGGAATTTTGCAAGTATTGCTAGTTTTGAGATTTCATCTGTATATCGATTCATCACTGTCTTCAGT CCTTTTCTGATGGCAGCTCTTCTTATTTTCAAGTTGTTCATACCATTCATGCTTGTAAT ATGTGTGTTTAGTGCAATAACGAAACTACTACGAGTTCCACGTTTAGGATGTTATTTCCTGGTTATATTATTTTCAGATGTGATGACTATCCACTTCTTCTTCCTG GTCAGAAACACAGGCAGCTGGATGGAAATTGGTAACAGTATCAGCCATTTTGGAATTGTGAGCGCTCAAGTTGTGTTTGTGCTATTACTTTTTGCCCTCACAAATGTATACACAAAAGACATCCGAATTAGATCAGATGGTTCATCCTCTAGGAAAGCAGTTTAA